AGAGTACGCCGGCGACGCCATCAAGGATTGGACTCCTCGCCGAGCCAGCACATTCGAGAAGCTCGCCAAGGTTCTCATAAGCCCTAATCCCAATTccatttctttcaaaaacctCGAAATTTAAACTGGGTTTTGATATAGTAAACTTAAGCTCttatatatttcattatttttggaTTCTGGTTGTTCAGATCGGGCAAGGGACGTATAGCAATGTATATAAAGCTAAGGATCTAATAACAGGGAAAATAGTGGCTTTGAAGAAGGTTAGGTTCGATAACTTAGAGCCAGAGAGCGTGAAATTCATGGCCCGAGAGATTCTTGTTCTGCGCCGCCTTGACCACCCCAATGTGGTTAAGCTCGAAGGCTTGGTCACTTCAAGAATGACTTGTAGTCTTTACTTGGTTTTTGAGTACATGGAACACGATCTCGCGGGGCTCGCCGCCCGCCAAGGGGTCAAGTTCACTGAGCCCCAGGTTCGTTTTCATACAAGTTTGTTGATTAATTGGACCTTTTCTTGTATTAAGATTGATAGATTTTGTTGAATTAGATGGATTCTGGGTGTGTGCTTTTCAGGGTTggttttatgaattttttgggTGTTCTGTAGATTTGGCttcttgtttgtttaatttgggaTCTTGGGTGTTATATGGCTGTGTTTgtctttttggttttattttgttgtgagccttTGATGTTACCGGAATACCTTTCATGGGCTGTATATTGGGTCCCATACCCCTGTTAGTGAGCTATCGGATTTGGTGTTTCATATGATTTTATAATGCCTGAGGCTTGTCaatgatgtatatatttttggcaGGAAAATTCATCGAAATTTCCTTATTCACGTCACTCCATAAATTGGAGGTATATAATTCTGTTTTcgtaatgataataataaaaagtataaTTGCTGACAAGTGACAAAGCTCTAGTAAAAAGAAATGGACTTATTTTCGTTATTTGTGacctgaaaaaataaaaataaataaataaaaaactaaaacgtCCACTCAGTTTGGCACAGTAAACTTTTTTAGCTTGATCTAATTAGGTTTATCATTTTGTTGTCCTGGAACTACATTAAACACAAAATTTCACTATCCTTGCATTATCTTTCATTTCCTACGCAATCAAAGAGAGTAGAGACTGTGGCTGATGGGTCGTACTTGATAAATGCATGATTAAAAATTACTCTGCAGTTTAGGTTTTTCAGGCCATGTTTGTCAGGAATAATGAATGATGTATGTTTTGCTGTTGAAATTTCATCTTTTGGCATGCTCTTTGCTTCTGATTTACAACATAATTATTATGTTTGCATTTATAGTTGACACTCTTTCTTCATAAGACTATCAGTTCCCAGTTACCTATTTTTAAATGATGGTTTAATTGATTGAACCATTTGGTGTTGTTTTAGTTACTGAAAATCCATTGCTTCTCGGCCTTATCTACCTTTATATTTCCACTAGTATGGAGCAAGATGCAGCCAAGAAACAGAACCAAAATGATTAGTTGTTTGTTATTGGAACGCATTCTTTTCTAAGTGAAGGATAGATAAGAAACATAAACTATTTTGCAAAGGTTTTAAagagcttttattttttcttatccttATAATGGTAAACTCAAGTCGAGCATTTATACATTACCTTTTCTTATCGTCTGGCTCTTTGTTCTGCATAGCAGAAATATAACACTAAGAGgttggtttttttatttctcaataTATTTGCTATGACAGGTGAAGTGCTATATGAAGCAATTACTGTCTGGGCTTGAGCATTGCCACAGCCGAGGTGTCTTACACCGTGATATCAAGGGTTCCAATTTGCTCATTGACAACGAAGGAGTTCTGAAAATAGCTGATTTTGGACTGGCTACTTTCTATGATCCTGGGCAGAAGCAACCCATGACTAGTCGAGTTGTCACACTATGGTACCGGCCGCCGGAACTTCTTCTTGGGGCTACATTTTATGGTGTTGGTGTGGACCTCTGGAGCGCTGGATGCATCTTGGCGGAGTTACTTTCTGGGAAACCAATCATGCCTGGACGGACAGAGGTattgtgatttgttttgttttctaagTTGCTTTACTCTTATGGTAGCCAGTTTCGAAGGCCTATTTCatatttatcccttcttctTGAACGATTATGTAATGGTGCTAGGTTCTTTGGGCAACAATTGAGGGTTTTTGTCCATGGTGCTCATTTTCATCTAGATGGGTTTAAAATCATTTGGCCTAGTCCATGTCATGATTTGCCAATTgaataaattttcaataattaggATACTGTTTTAAGGACATACATTTTGGTTAAGGTACTTAGGTTTAATATCAGAAGCTAAAAAACACCAAATGCTCAAACATAGAGACTTCAATATGCAAAGAGAAATGAAGCATGACTGTTATGTAGTGGATGCAGGGTGAAAATGACAAACTTTTGGTTGTTTGGATTTTCCTTCACTCTTGGTTGGTCTCAATTTTAGTACTCATAGTTATTCatttatatgtatgtgtgtgcgCGCACATTTGTGTGTGAATGCATGTGTGGTGATTTTGTCATCTTAGTGCACCAGCTGTGGGCACTTCCTTTTATTTATGTTACACATGTAGATGTATGTATTGTGTGTATGTGCATAAACTACAATTTCTTAAGTATTATGATATTAGATTCTGGTATTCATTTTGGCGTTTGGTCATTTCTGGTCGACTTGGCAGTATACTCCTTTTTGTTCATCTTTGTTGatgttattgttgttttttgcttttaaattcATAGTCAGGTTTACATTTGACTGTTGGATTCTTTTTCTGCTTAGGTTGAACAACTGCATAAGATATTCAAATTGTGTGGCTCCCCATCTGAGGAATATTGGAGGAAATATAGATTGCCAAATGCAACACTTTTTAAACCACAGCAGCCATACAAACGTTGCATAACAGAAACCTTCAAGGATTTCCCACCTTCTTCTCTACCTCTAATCGAATCTCTTCTTTCAATAGACCCCAATGAACGAGGCACTGCGACCGCCACTCTAAATAGTGAAGTGAGTAATTTTTACTCTGGTTTTTCTTATGCATGCATAAATTGTTTTTCTATCAAGCTAAAAGAACTTCACATATAATTTATTGTGTATCTCAAGGCTTTTGTGAGATGTACTCATTTCTGGATATAAtcctgcttctttttttttttttttctttttttacagtTTCTTatcgaaagaataaaaatagCAATCTGGAAGTTAACAAATAACTATTGAACTCTTCTGATTTGTGTCagataattttgtatttgaaacACAAATTGGCTTCATACGTGAAGTGTAATCATGCATTTGGTTTTTGCATACAGTTCTTTACCACTGAACCTTATGCGTGTGAGGCATCAAGTTTACCCAAGTATCCTCCAAGCAAAGAACTGGATGTCAAATTAAGAGATGAAGAAGCTAGAAGGTTACTTACCATTTGTTCTTCATATTTGATAGATTCTCGAGTGGTATGGGCTAAATGCTGACAGATAATATCTGATCTTCTCCGCAGGCAAAGAGGTCTAAGTGCGAAAGGTAATGCTGTTGATGGTGTCCGAAGAGTTAGAGCTCGGGAGCGTGTTGGTCGAGCAGTTGCGGCTCCCGAAGCCAATGCAGAGATTCAAGCAAACTTAGATGTATGTGAGATGAGTTTTGTGCTATTCCTTTTGTATTGTTTGAttccttttctgtttttttttttttttttggcaaaatgatAGGAAAACTTCTATTCAATTGCGACTCTGCCCAACCTTTCCCCTCAGGCACTTGCAGCCTTGGCAGGCTGTCAAACCCTTCTGAACCAAAATTTGGCCATATG
This genomic interval from Corylus avellana chromosome ca3, CavTom2PMs-1.0 contains the following:
- the LOC132175018 gene encoding probable serine/threonine-protein kinase At1g54610, with product MGCFLSSSAIVDRRSRNIAGNHPRRRRSTEHPVNDAVDAVRATEEATEKERQKKVRHAGDFPATTDRRKHPPDPCLKNQQGWPIWLVEYAGDAIKDWTPRRASTFEKLAKIGQGTYSNVYKAKDLITGKIVALKKVRFDNLEPESVKFMAREILVLRRLDHPNVVKLEGLVTSRMTCSLYLVFEYMEHDLAGLAARQGVKFTEPQVKCYMKQLLSGLEHCHSRGVLHRDIKGSNLLIDNEGVLKIADFGLATFYDPGQKQPMTSRVVTLWYRPPELLLGATFYGVGVDLWSAGCILAELLSGKPIMPGRTEVEQLHKIFKLCGSPSEEYWRKYRLPNATLFKPQQPYKRCITETFKDFPPSSLPLIESLLSIDPNERGTATATLNSEFFTTEPYACEASSLPKYPPSKELDVKLRDEEARRQRGLSAKGNAVDGVRRVRARERVGRAVAAPEANAEIQANLDRWRMVTQANAKSKSEKFPPPHQDGAVGYPVDTSRKGPVSFGAPDTSFGSSIFNSKSSGTVKSIGAAGGPSRRKTNKEDLNAASSRKFIRAFKPSSIGLSMDLIFKAK